A genomic region of Tamandua tetradactyla isolate mTamTet1 chromosome 2, mTamTet1.pri, whole genome shotgun sequence contains the following coding sequences:
- the STOML2 gene encoding stomatin-like protein 2, mitochondrial, with protein MLARAARGTGGFLLRGSVQAPGRAPRRASSGLPRNTVVLFVPQQEAWVVERMGRFHRILEPGLNVLIPVLDRIRYVQSLKEIVINVPEQSAVTLDNVTLQIDGVLYLRIMDPYKASYGVEDPEYAVTQLAQTTMRSELGKLSLDKVFRERESLNASIVDAINQAADCWGIRCLRYEIKDIHVPPRVKESMQMQVEAERRKRATVLESEGTRESAINVAEGKKQAQILASEAEKAEQINQAAGEASAVLAKAKAKAEAIRILAAALTQHNGDAAASLTVAEQYVSAFSKLAKDSNTILLPSNPGDVTSMVAQAMGVYGALTKAPVPATQDSGSIGSNGDVQSRDAGLDEELDRVKLS; from the exons ATGCTGGCGCGCGCGGCGCGGGGGACTGGTGGCTTTTTGTTGAGG GGCTCGGTGCAGGCTCCTGGCCGCGCTCCGCGTCGCGCCTCCTCCGGATTGCCCCGAAACACCGTGGTACTGTTTGTGCCGCAGCAGGAGGCCTGGGTGGTGGAGCGAATGGGCCGATTCCACCGGATCCTGGAGCCT GGCTTGAACGTACTCATCCCTGTGTTAGACCGGATCCGATATGTGCAGAGTCTCAAGGAGATTGTCATCAACGTGCCTGAGCAGTCGGCTGTGACTCTCG ACAATGTGACTCTGCAAATTGATGGGGTCCTTTACCTGCGCATTATGGACCCTTACAAG GCAAGCTATGGTGTGGAGGATCCGGAGTATGCTGTTACCCAGCTGGCTCAGACAACCATGAGATCAGAGCTCGGCAAACTCTCTCTGGACAAAGTCTTCCGG GAGCGGGAGTCACTGAATGCCAGCATTGTGGATGCTATCAACCAGGCTGCTGACTGCTGGGGCATCCGCTGCCTCCGTTATGAGATCAAGGATATCCATGTGCCACCCCGGGTGAAAGAATCCATGCAGATGCAG GTGGAGGCAGAGCGGCGGAAACGGGCCACAGTTCTAGAGTCTGAGGGGACCCGAGAGTCGGCCATCAACGTGGCAGAGGGGAAGAAGCAGGCCCAGATCTTGGCCTCAGAGGCAGAAAAGGCTGAGCAAATAAATCAGGCAGCAG GAGAGGCAAGTGCAGTTCTGGCCAAGGCCAAGGCCAAGGCTGAAGCTATTCGCATCCTGGCTGCAGCTCTAACACAACAT AATGGAGATGCAGCAGCCTCACTGACTGTGGCTGAGCAGTATGTCAGTGCCTTCTCCAAACTGGCCAAGGACTCCAACACCATCCTGCTGCCCTCCAATCCCGGTGATGTCACCAGCATGGTGGCTCAG GCCATGGGCGTATATGGGGCCCTCACCAAAGCCCCAGTGCCAGCAACCCAGGACTCAGGCTCCATCGGGAGCAATGGAGATGTCCAGAGCAGAGATGCAGGTCTCGATGAGGAACTTGATCGAGTCAAGCTAAGTTAG